Proteins from one Chitinophaga oryzae genomic window:
- a CDS encoding non-ribosomal peptide synthetase, whose protein sequence is MVAMQDHCQHILNTVYTEAGKTLDDVELLSAADKEKILHAFNPPLAAVAPKQQLIDHIEEAMEKRPGGVVLVCGDSYFTARFLSEKVHAMAYALQHDLQVAPGDLVGLFMGSSPEMVMSMMAIMKIGAAYVPLDVQSPDARIAVILQDTAIRVLLTDNASKQRASVFGINLQNVQDTAFAGQSKAAVVAAITPESLCYVMYTSGSTGQPKGVAVKHQGLLNLLTHMQRELEISQRDQWLSATNYTFDISVLEIFLPLMSGIPLILCRNQDLGIKMSDILQGIECGQATIFQATPTIWATLAAEHGNAVRKLKKALSGGEFLPVSLGETLFASIPRFWNVYGPTETTIWSASCRIAGTADLSYIGTPITDTAVYICNDQLQLMPIGVEGTIYIGGAGVAAGYLNQPELTRKYFISDPFNPGAVVYNTGDRGYWSETGRLVFTGRKDRQVKIRGHRVELQEIRNTVLRYPGMQDAEVTTENSNGTTELFCYYVCDTGPDEGQLRAYLGSILPDYMIPAYFGKLPRIPLNASGKPDLKALSASGKGVRQQEQQDVVYTLRETAVRKIWEAVLKVSDFGKHDSFFRMGGDSIRIIKLWNRMNEQFGRRIEMMDLFKYDTVEKQAALLTPDLGETILQESTGEGRGKKPPLFFFPPYGGISLIYDKLADRIKDVADPHLFYLKGLKAGEEPAAGMEELIGYFCEKIGRSAAYGECVLLGYSFGGLLAYETARMLEEKGFSVTLFIIDSFPQQNYSPEEDERTGLLEIEHAVNMLQEMYGREADAALFIERYRRVLVAANRLFSKYQQGKAPVRGDVVNFTNPQSSSGNAAFVTTWEQFAGGAYNEVSLKKCDHMKVFEEAENVEMISRIIMRRYHSRQQEKDLSPL, encoded by the coding sequence ATGGTGGCCATGCAAGACCACTGCCAGCATATCTTAAATACCGTGTATACGGAAGCAGGCAAAACACTGGATGATGTTGAATTGTTGTCGGCAGCAGACAAAGAAAAAATTTTGCATGCTTTCAATCCCCCCTTGGCAGCGGTTGCGCCGAAGCAGCAACTGATAGACCATATAGAAGAGGCAATGGAAAAACGCCCCGGCGGTGTGGTGTTGGTTTGTGGCGATAGTTATTTCACTGCCCGCTTTTTATCGGAAAAGGTCCATGCGATGGCCTATGCATTGCAGCACGATTTACAGGTAGCGCCGGGAGACCTGGTTGGACTGTTTATGGGCAGTTCTCCGGAGATGGTCATGAGCATGATGGCCATTATGAAAATCGGTGCCGCTTATGTACCGCTGGACGTGCAAAGCCCGGATGCAAGGATTGCTGTCATCCTGCAGGATACTGCTATACGGGTGTTGCTGACGGACAACGCCAGCAAGCAAAGGGCGTCAGTGTTCGGGATAAATCTGCAGAATGTGCAGGATACTGCTTTCGCAGGTCAAAGCAAGGCTGCCGTTGTAGCGGCAATAACACCGGAGAGTCTGTGTTATGTAATGTATACCTCTGGTTCCACCGGCCAGCCTAAAGGGGTGGCAGTTAAACATCAGGGGCTTCTGAACCTGCTGACCCATATGCAGCGGGAGCTGGAGATTAGTCAGCGTGATCAATGGCTGTCGGCCACGAACTACACTTTTGACATTTCTGTACTGGAGATCTTTCTGCCGCTAATGAGCGGTATTCCTCTGATTCTCTGCCGTAATCAGGACCTTGGAATAAAAATGAGCGATATACTGCAGGGTATTGAGTGCGGCCAGGCAACTATTTTCCAGGCTACTCCTACTATATGGGCCACCCTCGCAGCTGAGCACGGTAACGCGGTGAGGAAGCTGAAAAAGGCGCTCTCCGGGGGAGAGTTCCTGCCGGTATCATTGGGAGAAACGTTGTTCGCCAGCATACCGCGCTTCTGGAACGTGTATGGACCTACGGAAACAACCATTTGGTCTGCATCCTGCCGAATCGCGGGTACCGCAGATCTCAGCTATATAGGTACGCCCATCACCGATACAGCGGTTTATATCTGCAATGATCAGCTGCAGCTGATGCCGATAGGTGTGGAGGGAACCATTTATATCGGCGGTGCAGGCGTAGCTGCCGGATATCTCAATCAGCCGGAGCTTACGCGGAAATACTTTATATCTGATCCGTTTAATCCGGGAGCAGTTGTCTATAACACCGGTGACAGGGGATACTGGTCTGAAACAGGAAGGCTGGTATTCACCGGCAGAAAGGACAGGCAGGTAAAAATACGTGGTCACAGAGTAGAGTTACAGGAAATCAGAAATACCGTGTTGAGATACCCTGGAATGCAGGACGCTGAAGTCACTACAGAGAACAGCAACGGCACTACTGAACTGTTTTGCTATTATGTTTGTGATACAGGGCCGGATGAAGGACAGCTAAGGGCATACCTGGGCAGTATATTGCCGGACTATATGATACCGGCATATTTCGGCAAATTGCCAAGGATCCCGTTAAACGCCAGCGGTAAACCTGATCTGAAGGCATTGTCTGCATCAGGAAAAGGCGTCCGCCAGCAGGAACAGCAGGACGTGGTATATACGCTCCGGGAAACAGCTGTCAGAAAAATATGGGAAGCTGTGCTGAAAGTCAGCGATTTTGGTAAACACGACAGCTTCTTCCGGATGGGAGGCGATTCTATCAGGATCATCAAACTGTGGAACAGAATGAATGAACAGTTTGGGCGGAGAATAGAAATGATGGACTTGTTTAAATATGATACTGTTGAAAAACAGGCTGCCCTCTTAACACCTGATCTGGGGGAAACCATCCTGCAGGAGTCAACCGGAGAAGGACGTGGTAAAAAGCCGCCTTTGTTCTTTTTTCCTCCTTATGGGGGTATCAGCCTGATATATGATAAACTGGCTGATAGGATTAAAGATGTGGCAGACCCGCACCTGTTTTATCTGAAAGGCCTGAAGGCCGGAGAAGAACCGGCAGCAGGCATGGAAGAACTTATCGGGTATTTCTGTGAGAAGATAGGAAGATCAGCAGCATACGGTGAATGTGTTTTGCTGGGATATTCTTTTGGCGGTCTGCTGGCTTATGAAACTGCGCGTATGCTGGAAGAGAAGGGGTTTTCGGTGACATTGTTTATCATAGACAGTTTTCCGCAACAGAACTATAGCCCGGAAGAAGATGAGCGGACAGGACTTCTGGAGATAGAGCATGCGGTGAATATGTTGCAGGAAATGTATGGACGGGAAGCAGATGCTGCCCTGTTTATTGAAAGATACAGGAGGGTACTGGTAGCGGCCAACCGGCTGTTCTCAAAGTATCAGCAGGGAAAAGCACCTGTTAGGGGAGATGTCGTCAATTTTACCAATCCGCAGAGCAGTAGCGGAAATGCAGCGTTTGTGACCACGTGGGAACAATTTGCAGGCGGAGCTTACAATGAAGTGTCGTTGAAAAAATGCGATCATATGAAGGTGTTTGAAGAGGCTGAAAATGTCGAAATGATCAGTAGGATAATTATGCGCAGATACCATTCCCGGCAGCAGGAGAAGGACCTTTCACCACTCTAG
- a CDS encoding non-ribosomal peptide synthetase: MMITHTISPQQKRIWTLFGDRMPVNTAIYCITGNINPELMAERLQAAATRHSILNTSIGTGANGSLPLQVVREQHNGPVFKIEYRRMKVADVNTLLPLLSNDPAFCDRDCPLFAALVSSGPDTCYLILQCSPLLLDNWSLNLLVSETVARYHNQDFTPGLPDEEALQYPAYSDWQNENLTLLHTIPVNMLQTLQQMQMPHLPDHAFITSAELHSKHEHSVRENVTTVLQQVLSALQLDEKAAPELLFCVWSLLQYRVSMENVQAVGWTDPCRDLSVVSNTLGVFTKVLPVRMEVAQGDNFLTLFEAVKTQLADIREVKDFFSPGANELQKENVAVTSPACAFEYQHYLAERKHDVNVEQIYAEIATEPAGCKLTVSTNAAGEKIACVTCRGNDGAARAANLLTGFITLLKSVGQHPEKEINQLRIVSDDMLRELHMEAVPAVPTVYSSLVEAVKDHADNHGDRVAVVAGDVHLTYRALDRCADQLAGYLGENYLINKGDIVGWYGAPTDQTMIAFLGILKAGAAYLPLNYLDPAERTSRVISDSGMRLLLTQNESAQPVFSGVGTLCLSDMQWSADNRYVGHLPASDDLAYVIYTSGSTGQPKGVMMEHGAVVNLCAGIRDRVVTVPAAQTLFIAQQAPVFFDASVQQYGVSFFSGDTLFLIGDDIRKNPARLASFLISRAIEIIDFTPGMFEVLLDEVQGNLATLQLKHILVAGESWSPALVRKFTDSTAMAGGVKVSNIYGPTECCVDATYYNITEMPEAGRSLPIGRALPGYSVLLLNDALEPQLPGTPGEIYIGGKGVGRGYLNKEELTGERFLDNPFAAGEKMYKTGDFGVQDEEGLLYFNGRKDNQVKIRGYRIELGEIEKAFLRHSDVEDCIVLLNRQENDVQQLVAFYLSDGKVQPDTLRHYLEQQLPGYMVPNNLVRMDQFPLNSSGKTDRKQLMAHFLKKDKAVKTTLLSEMETTLLNLCRDLLNMNNIGIDDNFFNAGGDSLKAMKLMSYIFKNLDNSIKLRDIFEFPVLSSLARKISVNRNGDPDLIPKVRDAGHYQLSSFQRRFWVLQNLLGEKITNNIQNTYETTDAFDEALLYQALKELTKRQEVLRTIFIQVDEVPFQKILPPDQAAVYLEYRDLRQVSAPEAVLAQVMEEEGKHIFRLDEAPLWRVLVFRPTDDRFVVGITMHHIIADQWSSALFIDQLRQLYHDLLLGIPFRMKELAIQYKDYAEWEQGRIVAGKHASDKAYWSDIFRGDVPALNLRIERPRPRIKGYISHAVSRLFEAHTITKLNEIGRRSDTNVFATLFTIVSVLLYKYTGQQEMIVGFPAINRNRPEVKDLIGFFLNNLAVRCNMNGTDTVEQILSANAKMIIDALEHAGYPYLEMVSELVNDRDLSRAPLFDVFVVYERIESPAHNKMLTGKRSSKKTG, translated from the coding sequence ATGATGATTACACATACCATCTCACCTCAGCAGAAGAGAATCTGGACACTGTTCGGCGACAGGATGCCGGTTAACACCGCCATATACTGTATTACGGGTAATATCAATCCTGAGCTGATGGCAGAACGTCTGCAGGCAGCAGCAACCCGGCACAGCATACTTAATACCAGTATCGGTACCGGCGCAAACGGCTCTCTGCCTCTACAGGTTGTTCGCGAACAGCATAACGGACCGGTGTTTAAAATAGAATACCGCCGGATGAAGGTGGCTGATGTAAACACATTGTTGCCACTGCTCAGCAATGACCCTGCGTTCTGCGACCGTGATTGCCCGCTGTTCGCTGCATTGGTTTCATCAGGTCCGGATACCTGCTATTTAATATTACAATGTTCGCCACTATTGCTGGACAATTGGTCGCTCAACCTGCTCGTGTCGGAAACAGTAGCCCGCTATCACAATCAGGATTTTACTCCCGGATTGCCGGATGAAGAGGCGTTACAGTACCCGGCCTATAGCGATTGGCAAAATGAGAATCTTACACTCCTGCATACGATCCCGGTAAACATGTTGCAAACACTGCAGCAAATGCAGATGCCCCACCTGCCGGACCACGCTTTTATCACTTCTGCTGAACTTCATTCAAAGCACGAACACAGCGTAAGGGAAAATGTGACAACAGTGCTGCAACAGGTGCTGTCTGCATTACAGCTGGATGAGAAAGCGGCGCCGGAACTGCTTTTTTGCGTCTGGAGCCTGCTGCAGTACAGAGTGTCGATGGAGAACGTACAGGCCGTAGGATGGACAGATCCTTGCAGGGACCTGTCTGTTGTCAGTAATACGCTGGGGGTGTTTACCAAAGTACTGCCCGTCAGGATGGAAGTAGCGCAGGGTGATAATTTTCTAACGCTCTTTGAAGCAGTGAAAACACAGCTGGCGGATATCCGCGAGGTGAAAGACTTTTTCTCACCGGGAGCTAATGAGTTGCAGAAAGAAAATGTGGCGGTAACCTCGCCGGCATGTGCCTTTGAATATCAGCATTATCTCGCTGAAAGGAAACATGATGTCAATGTAGAACAGATTTATGCAGAGATAGCAACCGAGCCGGCCGGCTGTAAACTTACCGTGTCCACAAATGCCGCCGGAGAAAAAATAGCCTGCGTAACCTGCCGGGGCAACGATGGGGCAGCCCGGGCAGCGAACCTGTTGACCGGATTTATAACGCTGCTGAAAAGTGTCGGACAACATCCTGAGAAGGAAATAAACCAGCTCAGAATAGTGTCGGATGATATGCTGAGAGAACTTCATATGGAAGCAGTGCCCGCTGTCCCAACTGTTTATAGTTCACTCGTAGAGGCAGTGAAAGACCATGCGGATAATCATGGTGACAGGGTTGCTGTGGTTGCGGGCGATGTGCACTTGACTTACCGCGCGCTGGACAGATGTGCTGATCAGTTAGCCGGTTATCTTGGAGAAAATTACCTTATAAATAAAGGGGATATTGTGGGATGGTATGGCGCGCCCACCGATCAGACAATGATAGCATTCCTGGGAATCTTAAAAGCAGGGGCGGCTTACCTGCCATTGAACTACCTCGATCCTGCGGAACGGACTTCTCGTGTAATCAGTGATAGCGGTATGCGCCTTCTCTTGACGCAAAACGAATCTGCGCAACCTGTTTTTTCCGGTGTCGGGACATTATGTCTGTCAGATATGCAGTGGTCGGCGGATAACAGATACGTGGGCCATTTGCCAGCCAGCGATGATCTGGCTTACGTTATCTATACCTCGGGTTCGACCGGGCAGCCCAAAGGGGTAATGATGGAGCACGGGGCCGTTGTTAATCTTTGTGCCGGTATCAGGGACCGGGTGGTTACCGTACCGGCAGCGCAGACACTTTTTATCGCACAGCAGGCACCTGTATTTTTTGACGCTTCTGTACAGCAGTACGGGGTTTCATTCTTTTCCGGAGATACATTGTTCCTTATCGGAGATGACATCCGGAAGAACCCGGCCCGGCTGGCATCATTCCTTATAAGCAGGGCAATTGAAATAATAGATTTTACGCCAGGTATGTTTGAAGTATTGCTCGATGAGGTGCAGGGGAACCTGGCTACGTTACAGCTGAAACATATATTGGTTGCGGGGGAAAGCTGGTCGCCGGCGCTCGTCCGTAAATTTACGGATAGCACAGCGATGGCCGGCGGAGTGAAGGTAAGTAACATCTACGGTCCTACGGAATGTTGCGTAGATGCTACCTACTATAATATAACAGAAATGCCGGAGGCAGGCCGAAGTTTGCCTATAGGCCGCGCGCTACCCGGTTATAGCGTTTTATTGCTGAACGACGCACTGGAGCCTCAGCTCCCGGGTACTCCCGGAGAGATCTACATTGGCGGGAAAGGTGTCGGTAGAGGTTACCTCAATAAAGAAGAGCTTACCGGCGAGCGTTTTTTGGACAATCCTTTCGCAGCAGGAGAAAAAATGTACAAAACCGGTGATTTCGGAGTGCAGGACGAAGAAGGTTTGCTATACTTCAATGGCAGGAAGGATAATCAGGTTAAGATCAGGGGGTACCGGATAGAGTTGGGCGAAATAGAAAAAGCGTTTCTCCGGCATTCTGACGTTGAGGACTGCATCGTGCTGCTGAATCGCCAGGAAAATGATGTGCAGCAGCTCGTGGCTTTTTATTTGTCAGACGGCAAGGTTCAACCCGACACACTCAGGCACTATCTCGAACAGCAGCTGCCGGGATATATGGTTCCGAACAACCTGGTCCGTATGGACCAGTTTCCGCTGAACAGCTCTGGTAAAACAGATCGTAAGCAACTGATGGCGCACTTCCTGAAAAAAGATAAAGCCGTTAAGACGACTTTACTGAGCGAAATGGAAACAACATTGCTCAATCTGTGCCGCGATCTGCTCAATATGAATAATATTGGCATAGACGACAATTTCTTCAACGCCGGAGGAGACTCTCTGAAGGCCATGAAGCTGATGTCCTATATCTTTAAAAATCTGGACAACAGCATTAAACTCAGGGATATATTTGAGTTTCCGGTGTTGTCCTCTTTAGCAAGGAAAATATCGGTCAACAGAAACGGCGACCCGGACCTTATTCCGAAAGTGAGAGACGCAGGACATTATCAGTTGTCTTCGTTCCAGAGACGCTTTTGGGTGTTGCAGAACCTGTTGGGAGAAAAAATAACCAATAACATACAGAACACATATGAGACGACGGATGCTTTTGATGAGGCGCTGTTATACCAGGCGTTGAAAGAACTCACGAAGCGACAGGAAGTGCTTAGGACAATTTTTATTCAGGTGGACGAAGTGCCGTTTCAAAAGATATTGCCTCCCGATCAGGCAGCAGTTTATCTTGAATACCGGGACCTGCGGCAGGTTTCCGCACCGGAAGCGGTGTTGGCACAGGTGATGGAGGAAGAAGGAAAACACATCTTTCGCCTTGATGAAGCGCCGCTGTGGCGTGTATTAGTGTTCCGGCCGACGGATGACCGGTTCGTTGTGGGCATTACAATGCATCATATTATTGCAGACCAGTGGTCTTCCGCGCTCTTTATTGACCAGTTGCGGCAGCTGTATCATGATCTGTTGCTGGGTATTCCTTTCCGGATGAAGGAACTGGCAATACAATACAAGGATTATGCTGAATGGGAGCAGGGCCGTATTGTTGCCGGCAAACATGCGAGCGATAAAGCATATTGGAGTGACATTTTTAGAGGAGATGTTCCGGCGCTCAATCTACGGATTGAACGCCCAAGGCCAAGGATTAAAGGGTATATCAGCCATGCTGTGTCACGGCTTTTCGAAGCGCATACAATAACGAAGCTGAACGAAATAGGACGGCGGTCTGATACCAATGTATTTGCCACCTTGTTTACCATTGTCTCCGTATTACTTTATAAATATACCGGTCAGCAGGAGATGATCGTCGGCTTTCCCGCAATCAACAGAAACAGGCCGGAAGTCAAAGACCTGATCGGATTTTTCCTCAATAACTTAGCGGTCAGGTGCAATATGAACGGAACCGACACCGTGGAGCAAATACTATCCGCTAATGCAAAAATGATCATTGATGCCCTGGAACATGCAGGTTATCCTTATCTGGAAATGGTGTCGGAACTGGTAAACGACAGAGATCTGAGCAGGGCTCCGCTTTTTGATGTGTTTGTGGTTTATGAAAGGATAGAAAGCCCGGCCCACAACAAGATGCTAACAGGGAAGCGCAGTTCGAAGAAGACCGGCTGA
- a CDS encoding ornithine carbamoyltransferase has translation MNKLSTKDFLGLKGYTKNELEGILDLATAMKQGDDRNEYLKGKFMGMLFNSASTRTRVSFQVGAKSLGGHMEYYHKDVLQLSRGETIRDTATVLGKYLDGLVVRYYDMQQYGFGRASLNEIAKHAGIPIINALDDKEHPCQVMADILTLREKFGEDYKKKNIVLTWGYSRYQKSPGVPHSFLTAAAALGMNIKVVNPKGFDLDEEFRCHAEEMKKTSGASISYSNDLTEASADADVIYVKSYKSLTMSSEEDLKVREELRNDWMISDQHFAVARPEALFMNCMPFIRGEQVTAAVADHPRSIVYDEAENRLHVQKAIMASIL, from the coding sequence ATGAATAAACTGTCAACAAAAGATTTCCTGGGTTTGAAAGGATATACAAAAAATGAACTGGAAGGCATCCTCGATCTCGCCACTGCCATGAAACAGGGGGATGACCGTAATGAGTACCTGAAGGGCAAATTTATGGGAATGCTCTTTAACTCCGCTTCCACCCGTACCCGTGTGTCGTTCCAGGTGGGTGCAAAAAGCCTCGGCGGACATATGGAGTATTATCATAAAGACGTACTGCAGCTAAGCCGGGGAGAGACCATCCGGGATACTGCCACGGTACTGGGTAAATATCTGGACGGCCTTGTTGTGAGGTATTACGATATGCAACAGTACGGATTTGGCCGCGCCTCGCTTAATGAGATTGCTAAACACGCAGGAATACCAATCATTAACGCCCTGGACGATAAAGAACACCCTTGCCAGGTAATGGCGGATATTCTGACGCTCCGCGAGAAATTTGGGGAGGACTACAAAAAGAAGAATATTGTACTCACATGGGGCTATTCCCGTTACCAAAAATCACCGGGAGTACCGCATTCTTTCCTCACCGCCGCCGCTGCGCTGGGAATGAACATCAAAGTAGTGAATCCCAAAGGATTTGACCTGGACGAGGAATTCCGCTGCCATGCTGAAGAAATGAAGAAAACGTCCGGGGCCTCCATCAGCTACTCCAATGACCTGACGGAAGCTTCGGCTGATGCTGATGTTATTTACGTAAAAAGCTACAAAAGCCTCACCATGAGCTCGGAGGAAGATCTTAAGGTAAGGGAAGAGCTCCGCAATGACTGGATGATCAGCGATCAACACTTCGCCGTGGCCCGCCCGGAGGCGCTGTTTATGAACTGTATGCCCTTTATCCGTGGCGAGCAGGTGACAGCCGCAGTAGCTGACCATCCGAGATCTATTGTATATGATGAGGCGGAAAATCGCCTGCATGTACAGAAAGCAATTATGGCATCGATACTTTAG
- a CDS encoding aminotransferase family protein: protein MIVCPDLDKQYARLTHGKGVYVFDETGKRYLDGASGSAAVSNIGYGIPEIGEIFREQSAKIVVTPAHGFSSPVVEAYLDKLVQFAPEGFKRAWTVMSGTDAVENAIKLAYQYHQIKGNVERYKVIGRWSSYHGNSIFTLDVGGMKLRRATYERWMNNFPHIPPAYAYRKPAEQSLEEYSKSCSDALEKCILEEGPETVAAFVFEPVVAAALGAVPPPDEKYLREIRRICTKYDVVMIADEILTGFGRLGENFGLDRWNVKPDIIAAGKGISGGYYPLSAVIANSNICKVFEDSKTPFLGGHTFACSPLGAAIGSFVIDYMQDMKINSHAARMGELFLGQLERLYKYDIVGDVRGAGLLAGVELVRDKSTRSPFPPALTLSKRIGERSIDKGVILYPGKGSVNGYEGDHIMITPPLILDEDHIETIVSTMEICIEEVQEEIKELVA, encoded by the coding sequence ATGATTGTTTGTCCTGATCTGGATAAACAATATGCCAGATTAACCCACGGTAAGGGAGTTTATGTATTTGATGAGACAGGTAAACGTTACCTCGACGGAGCAAGCGGATCTGCGGCTGTCTCCAACATCGGTTATGGAATTCCGGAGATCGGCGAAATATTCCGGGAGCAGAGTGCAAAGATAGTAGTGACGCCTGCTCACGGGTTTAGTTCGCCGGTGGTAGAGGCTTATCTGGATAAACTGGTACAGTTCGCCCCGGAGGGTTTTAAAAGAGCCTGGACAGTCATGAGCGGTACAGACGCCGTGGAGAATGCCATTAAACTGGCCTATCAGTACCACCAGATAAAGGGAAATGTGGAGCGGTATAAAGTGATTGGCCGCTGGTCCAGTTACCACGGTAATTCCATTTTTACACTGGATGTAGGCGGTATGAAATTAAGGCGTGCCACTTATGAACGCTGGATGAATAACTTTCCACATATACCACCTGCCTATGCTTACAGAAAACCGGCGGAACAAAGCCTGGAGGAATATTCAAAAAGTTGTTCAGATGCGCTGGAGAAATGTATCCTGGAAGAAGGGCCTGAAACGGTGGCTGCTTTTGTCTTTGAACCCGTGGTGGCAGCAGCTTTGGGCGCAGTGCCCCCTCCCGATGAAAAATACCTGCGGGAAATCAGAAGGATATGCACCAAGTACGACGTGGTAATGATCGCAGACGAAATCCTTACCGGATTTGGGCGGTTGGGTGAAAATTTCGGATTGGACCGCTGGAACGTTAAGCCAGACATTATCGCTGCAGGCAAGGGTATCAGCGGCGGCTACTATCCGCTTTCGGCTGTCATTGCCAACAGTAATATCTGTAAAGTGTTTGAGGATTCCAAAACCCCGTTCCTCGGCGGACATACATTTGCCTGTAGTCCCCTGGGAGCCGCTATCGGAAGCTTTGTGATTGACTACATGCAGGACATGAAGATCAATTCCCATGCTGCGAGAATGGGAGAACTATTTCTTGGGCAACTGGAGCGGCTGTACAAGTATGATATCGTGGGAGACGTACGGGGCGCAGGTCTTCTGGCGGGCGTGGAACTGGTACGGGACAAAAGCACCAGATCGCCTTTCCCTCCGGCCCTTACCTTGTCGAAGCGGATCGGGGAACGGTCCATCGACAAAGGCGTAATCCTTTACCCCGGTAAAGGTTCGGTAAATGGCTATGAAGGCGATCATATCATGATAACCCCTCCGTTGATCCTCGATGAAGACCATATTGAAACTATTGTCAGTACTATGGAAATATGTATCGAGGAAGTGCAGGAAGAGATAAAAGAGTTAGTAGCCTGA